A stretch of Synechococcus sp. MIT S9220 DNA encodes these proteins:
- a CDS encoding DCC1-like thiol-disulfide oxidoreductase family protein: MALTLVYDGGCPFCRHFAQRSELMGGLPDLVIRDGRSDHALRAELRNRGFNLSNGAVLMDEDQIWHGSEAISRLCQQLSPSDPLLILLNGLFSDSGRANRLYPGLLLARQIALKMRGLPVDPDQA; encoded by the coding sequence ATGGCTCTCACACTCGTCTATGACGGCGGCTGCCCGTTCTGCAGGCATTTCGCACAGCGCAGTGAACTGATGGGTGGTCTTCCCGACCTGGTGATCAGGGACGGCCGCAGTGACCATGCACTGAGAGCTGAACTGCGCAACCGAGGATTCAATCTCAGCAACGGCGCTGTGCTGATGGATGAAGATCAGATTTGGCATGGCAGTGAAGCCATCTCCAGGCTTTGTCAGCAGCTGTCTCCCAGCGATCCTCTGCTGATCCTGCTGAATGGTCTGTTCAGCGATTCTGGTCGAGCCAATCGCCTGTATCCGGGGCTGCTATTGGCCAGACAGATTGCTCTGAAAATGCGTGGACTGCCAGTGGATCCAGATCAGGCTTGA
- a CDS encoding Nif11 family protein, whose translation MSMKQLETFLARANGNDNIRREVEQCAGDTTCVAKVGMRHGHKFSAANFSRWQREHK comes from the coding sequence ATGTCCATGAAACAGCTGGAGACTTTTCTCGCCAGGGCTAACGGCAACGACAACATCCGACGCGAGGTTGAGCAGTGCGCTGGTGACACAACCTGCGTGGCCAAGGTTGGAATGCGCCATGGGCACAAGTTTTCCGCTGCCAACTTCAGCCGCTGGCAACGCGAGCACAAGTGA
- a CDS encoding prohibitin family protein — MQSPSSMRSVTPGGPEGGLVAIVALVLAGLLLLGQALFVVPAGEVAVITTLGKVSGAPRQPGLNVKAPLVQQVWPFSIRTQVRPENFATLTKDLQVIQATATIKYALRPDEAGRVYSTIASSDRDVYPRIIQPSLLKALKSVFSQYELVTIASEWNDISSLVASTVAEELDQFDYVKVVGLDLTGLEIAEEYRAAIEQKQIAEQQLLRAQTEVKIAEQEALRYDTLNKSLDDQVLYKLFLDKWDGQTQVVPGLPGGAGGTPPVIVGRK, encoded by the coding sequence ATGCAGAGCCCTTCGTCGATGCGATCGGTCACCCCAGGAGGTCCCGAAGGTGGTCTGGTGGCGATCGTTGCCCTTGTTTTGGCCGGTTTGCTGCTCTTGGGTCAGGCGCTGTTTGTTGTCCCTGCCGGTGAAGTGGCGGTGATCACCACCCTTGGAAAGGTGAGTGGTGCTCCGCGCCAGCCGGGCCTCAATGTGAAAGCTCCGCTGGTGCAGCAGGTGTGGCCATTCAGCATCAGAACTCAGGTGAGGCCCGAAAACTTCGCCACGCTCACCAAGGACCTTCAGGTGATCCAGGCCACGGCCACCATCAAATACGCCTTGCGCCCTGATGAGGCCGGCCGGGTTTACAGCACGATCGCCAGCAGTGATCGCGATGTTTATCCGCGCATCATTCAGCCTTCGCTTCTGAAAGCGCTCAAATCGGTGTTTTCCCAATACGAGCTTGTCACCATTGCGTCTGAGTGGAATGACATTTCCTCGCTGGTGGCCTCCACGGTTGCTGAAGAACTTGACCAGTTCGATTACGTGAAGGTAGTGGGTCTGGATCTCACCGGTCTGGAGATTGCTGAGGAATACCGAGCTGCCATTGAGCAGAAACAGATTGCTGAACAGCAGCTGCTTCGCGCCCAGACCGAGGTCAAGATTGCTGAGCAGGAAGCGCTCCGTTACGACACGCTCAACAAGAGCCTTGATGATCAGGTTCTCTACAAGCTCTTCCTGGATAAGTGGGATGGCCAGACCCAGGTTGTTCCTGGTCTGCCAGGTGGTGCTGGAGGAACTCCTCCGGTGATTGTCGGCCGGAAGTGA